A stretch of Crossiella cryophila DNA encodes these proteins:
- a CDS encoding serine hydrolase domain-containing protein — translation MHGTVAAGYESVGAEFAKVVAGERADYAGQLVAYVRGEKVVDLWSGPGFTADTLTGVFSATKGAMSLVVALLVQDGVLDPDQRVSHYWPEFAAQGKRDITLREVLAHRAGVVGADAGFSLAELADDRLIAARMADQRPYWRPGTAYGYHAWVIGALAGEVVRRVTGQSIQELFEERIRAPYGLDFHLGLPEELEPRFVTTLPMLPTPEQQAEIDDWDSGPESLAAIAFNTHRTDAPELWDFPNQRIVRAQGQASAGGVASARGLAGMYAAASTGFDGRPPLLKPDTMAEFAQIQSIGYDVVSRVHKAFGLGFSAVTEFYPFLGQGAFGHSGAAGSLSLADPRSGLAYGYNRRRYAYPGGAAAENTDLLRTCVEAARTTH, via the coding sequence ATGCACGGCACGGTCGCGGCGGGGTACGAGAGCGTGGGCGCGGAGTTCGCGAAGGTCGTCGCCGGGGAACGGGCGGACTACGCGGGCCAGCTGGTCGCCTACGTGCGCGGCGAGAAGGTCGTGGACCTGTGGTCGGGCCCCGGGTTCACCGCCGACACGCTCACCGGGGTCTTCTCCGCCACGAAGGGGGCGATGTCCCTCGTCGTGGCCCTGCTGGTGCAGGACGGCGTGCTCGACCCCGACCAGCGGGTCAGCCACTACTGGCCGGAGTTCGCGGCGCAGGGCAAGCGGGACATCACGCTGCGGGAGGTGCTCGCGCACCGCGCCGGGGTGGTCGGCGCGGACGCCGGGTTCAGCCTGGCCGAGCTGGCCGACGACCGGCTGATCGCGGCCCGGATGGCGGATCAGCGGCCGTACTGGCGGCCGGGCACAGCCTACGGCTACCACGCGTGGGTGATCGGCGCGCTGGCCGGCGAGGTGGTGCGCCGGGTGACCGGGCAGAGCATCCAGGAGCTGTTCGAGGAGCGGATCCGGGCGCCCTACGGCCTCGACTTCCACCTGGGACTGCCGGAGGAGCTGGAGCCGCGGTTCGTGACCACGTTGCCGATGCTGCCGACCCCGGAACAGCAGGCCGAGATCGACGACTGGGACTCCGGGCCGGAGAGCCTGGCCGCGATCGCGTTCAACACCCATCGCACCGACGCACCCGAACTGTGGGACTTCCCCAACCAGCGGATCGTCCGCGCGCAGGGCCAGGCCTCCGCGGGCGGGGTCGCCTCGGCCCGCGGCCTGGCCGGTATGTACGCGGCGGCCAGCACCGGGTTCGACGGCAGGCCACCGCTGCTGAAACCGGACACCATGGCGGAATTCGCGCAGATCCAGTCCATCGGCTACGACGTGGTCTCGCGCGTGCACAAGGCTTTCGGGCTGGGCTTCAGCGCCGTGACCGAGTTCTACCCGTTCCTGGGACAGGGCGCCTTCGGACACAGCGGCGCCGCGGGCAGCCTGTCCCTCGCCGATCCGCGCAGCGGCCTGGCCTACGGCTACAACCGCCGCCGCTACGCCTACCCCGGCGGCGCCGCGGCGGAGAACACCGACCTGCTGCGCACCTGCGTAGAGGCCGCCCGCACAACACACTGA